A genomic stretch from Suncus etruscus isolate mSunEtr1 chromosome 17, mSunEtr1.pri.cur, whole genome shotgun sequence includes:
- the LOC126033435 gene encoding calcium homeostasis modulator protein 2-like, producing the protein MISNALLAMGTVGSEELYYWLTYQCPCASIQNYWYGLMTIVLPTLVLFIFSIILNNKTWSMGANCHSHKPSYTLQLLFSIVGKAAMVPVIWSIIMLLHGEAYICAFSEFVDPTSFSAGKEKFPVTKATQFLARFPCMNNSDPLFVFWEEVRYKLLRESQLLGVLLISIVAILMFLAKSHQYCCLENNYKHHYSASKEWKAIKMKERLKAANSVEFEYDFVVLNEKDENMKKKCLLARHVMPNTTSQLRVDLVLLLS; encoded by the exons ATGATCTCCAATGCGTTGCTGGCTATGGGCACTGTGGGCAGCGAGGAGCTGTACTACTGGCTGACTTACCAATGCCCATGTGCATCAATCCAAAACTATTGGTACGGGCTGATGACCATCGTGTTGCCTACCCTGGTTCTCTTCATCTTCAGCATCATCCTCAACAATAAAACCTGGAGTATGGGGGCCAACTGCCATTCCCACAAGCCCAGTTACACTTTACAGCTCCTGTTCTCTATTGTGGGCAAGGCAGCCATGGTCCCGGTCATCTGGTCTATCATCATGCTGCTGCACGGTGAAGCCTACATCTGTGCATTCAGCGAGTTTGTGGACCCGACCTCATTCTCAGCCGGGAAAGAAAAATTTCCTGTCACCAAAGCCACCCAGTTCCTGGCCAGGTTCCCTTGCATGAACAATTCTGACCCTCTGTTTGTCTTCTGGGAAGAGGTCAGATACAAGCTCCTGCGTGAGTCTCAG CTTTTAGGGGTGCTGCTCATCAGCATTGTGGCCATCCTGATGTTTCTGGCCAAAAGCCACCAATACTGCTGCTTAGAAAACAACTATAAACACCACTACAGTGCCAGTAAAGAATGGAAGGCAATCAAGATGAAAGAGCGTTTGAAAGCGGCCAACAGCGTGGAATTCGAGTACGACTTTGTGGTGCTCAACGAGAAGGatgagaatatgaaaaaaaa ATGCCTACTGGCCAGGCATGTAATGCCCAACACAACCTCTCAATTGCGAGTCGACCTGGTCCTGCTTCTCAGCTGA